The Curtobacterium herbarum genome contains the following window.
GAAGCCGGCGTACTTGACGTCGACCTCCACCTTGGCGGCCTCGGGCTTGCGCAGCAGGGCGACGATCTCGACGCTCGCGGCCCCGCGGGACTGCAGGTTCTGCTTGAGCCAGGACAGCGTCAGCCCGGAGTCGATGATGTCCTCGACGATGATGACGTCGCGGTCGTGCAGGTCGGTGTCGAGGTCCTTCAGGATCCGCACCACGCCGGACGACTTCGTGCCGGAGCCGTAGGACGACACCGCCATCCAGTCCATCCGCGCCTGTATCTTCAGGTGCCGGGAGAAGTCGGCCATCACCATGACCGCGCCCTTCAGCACGCCGACCAGGAGCGGGTCCCGCCCGACGTAGTCCCGGTCCACCGCCGCGGCGAGTTCGGCGATCTTGTCGTCGATCTGCTCGGGGGTGAAGAGCACTTCGGAGAGGTCGGCCTGCACGTCGGAGAGTTCCACCGCTCCAGCCTAACCGCCCGCGTGCGGCTCCCTGGCGGCGAAGGACACCCGTTCGCCCGTCCGCGACGCCCGGACACCCGGCAGGTCGATCGGCCCCTGCCCCCGCCAGTCGGTGACGAGTCGGCACACCTCGAGCGTCTGCTGCCGGGACAGCGTCACCCCGAACTCGCTCTCGACCGCCAGTCGGACCAGTCGCTGCCGGAGCGCCGGCGGGTTCGCGGCCAGCTGCGGTACGGACAGCGAGATGCCGGCCTCGGAGTGCTCGGCGAGGTCCTCCGCCATCTCCTCCGCGAAGTGGTCGAGGGCCGCGGAGTCCTCGCGGAGCTGGTCGGCGGTCCGGGCCAGCGCCTCCGGCACCCCGGGTCCGAGTTCGCGTTCCAGGACCGGCATCAGCGCGTTCCGCACCCGGACCCGTGTGTACGCCGGGTCGTCGTTCTGCGGGTCGTCCCACGGCACGAGCCCGGAGGCAGCGCACGCCTGCCGCGTCGTCGCGCGCCGGAGCGCGAGCATCGGCCGCCCCAGGGACGGCCCCGGCCGGTCCGGCCGGACCAGGGACGCCATGCCCGTCAGGCTGTCCGGTCCGCTCCCGCGGAGCAGCCCGAGCAGGACCGTCTCGGCCTGGTCGTCGAGCGTGTGCCCGAGGAGCACGAGGGGTGACCACTCGGCGGCCGCGACCGCCGTGACGGAGGCGTAGCGGGCCTCCCGGGCGGCGGCCTCCGGCCCACCGGCGGTGCCGACGTCGACGCGGTCCACGACGACGGGCGCCAGGCCCAGCTCGGCGGCCTGGCGGGAGGCCCGTGCCGCGACCGCCTCGGAGCCCGCCTGGAGCGCGTGGTCGACGATGACCGCGCCGGCGCGCAGGCCCTGCTTCGGCGCCTCGAACGCGGTCGCGGCCGCGAGGGCCAGCGAGTCGGCCCCGCCGCTCAGCGCGACGAGGACGAGGTTGCCCGGGCCGACGACCTGCTCGTCGAGCGCGCGGGCGAGCATGGTGCGGACCGCCAGACGGACGGCGGCGACGGCGGGGTCCAGCCGGGGACGCTCGGTGTTCACCCGGTAACGTTAGCCGGGCCGTCCCGACGGCCGACAGACCACCACCTGAGGAAACAAGGAGTGCACATGGCCGCGTACGACGTCGTCGTCGAGATCCCCAAGGGCAGCCGCAACAAGTACGAGGTCGACCACGAGACCGGTCGCGTGTACCTGGACCGCGTGCTCTTCACCTCGTTCGTCTACCCGACGGACTACGGCTTCTTCGAGAAGACCCTGGCCGACGACGGTGACCCCGTCGACGCGCTGCTGCTCCTGGAGTACCCGACCTTCCCCGGCGTGGGCGTCAAGGTCCGCCCCGTCGGCGTGTTCAAGATGAGCGACGAGGCCGGCGTCGACGCCAAGGTCCTCGTCGTCCCGGCGAAGGACCCGCGCTGGACCCACATCCAGGACATCTCGGACGTGGACGACCAGACGAAGGCCGAGATCGCGCACTTCTTCGAGCGCTACAAGGACCTCGAGCCGAACAAGTGGGTCAAGGCCGAGGGCTGGGGCGACGCCGCCGAGGCCGAGGCCATCGTCACGGCCGGCCAGGCCGCGTACGTGCCCGGCGGTCACTGACGCTCGTCTGCTGACACACGCAGAACGGCCCGGTCCCCTCGCGGGGGCCGGGCCGTTCTGCGTGTGCCTGTGCGCTACATGGAGCCGCTCGGGCGACCGACGTAGGGCAGGAGCTGTCCGGGCGACCAGATGGCACGTTCGACGACGCCGACACGGACGTTCGCTGCCTCGACCATCGTTCCGCCACCGGTGTAGATCGCGTCGTGGAAGCCGCCGGACGGGGCGCCGTTGTTCGAGAAGAAGAGGATGTCGCCGGGCTGGCGCTGCGACATCGGGACGAGCCGGCCGACGCTCTGGAAGTAGTAGTACTGCGAGACGACGTTGTGGGCACCGGTCGCGACGCCCTGACTCGAGTAGGCCATCTTCACCAGGCCGGAGCAGTCGTAGGCGATCGGACCCTCACCGCCGAACTGGTACGGCTTGCCGATCTGCGCGCGGGCGTAGCCGATCGCGCCGGCGGCCTTCGACGGGCTGCTGACGACCGGGGCCGGAGCGGGTGCCGGTGCCGGGGCGGGCTTCGGCGTCGACGGCTTCGGTGCCGGGGCGACCGGCTGCGGGGCCGCGGGCTTCGGGGCGGACGGCTTCGGCGCTGCGGCGGGGTTCCCCGACGGCGCGGAGTTCGACGGCTTGGACGCGACGGGGTTCGAGGCGGGCGGGTCGTCGTTCGTGGACCCGCCGGAGTCGCCGCCAGCGGTCGCGCCACCGTCGCCGGCCGACGAGGGACGAGCCGCGTCCCGCTTGGCCTGCGCCGCGAGCTGGATCTCGGCCTGCTTCGCCTGCTGCGCGGACCAGTACGCCTGCTCGGTCGCGACCGAGGTGCCCTTGATGAACGCGAGCTGCTTGAGGACCTCGTCCTGCTTCGCCTGCCCGGACGCCAGCGCGGACTGCGCGTTCGCAGCCACGTCGTTCGCACTGCCGAGCGCGTCCTTCGTCTTGGCGGTCGCGGCGGTGAGGGCGTTCGTCGCCTGGCGCTGCTGCGCGGCGAGGGCGTCCACGGTGCGCTGGTCCGACTGCGCCTTGTCGAGCACGGTCGCGGAGCGCTCGGACAGGTGCGTCATCGTGCCGACCTGGTAGAGCAGGTCCTTCGCGTCACGGGAGTCGACGAGCATCGAGGTGGACAGGTCGCCACCGCCGGAGCGCGAGAGCTCGACGACGAGGGCGGCGACCTGGCCGGCGGACTGCTTCGCCGCGGCCTTCGCGCGCTTCGCCTGCCCGGTCAGCCCGTCGAGGGTGTCCTTCGCCTCCTGCTGCTGCGACGCCGCGAGCGAGTACGCCTGTCCGGCTTCCTGCACGGTGGCCCCGGTGCGGTCGACGGCGGACTGGAGGCTCGACATGCGTGCCGTCAGGGCGTCCACCGTCCGCTGCTTCGCGGCCTGGTCGTCCTTGGCCGCCTGCACGTCCTTCCACGAGGGAGCGGACGGAGCCGCCTGCGCCGGGACCGCCACCGCGAGCGAGAGCCCGAGACTGAGCATCGAGACGGTGGCGAGACCGCAGACGAGGGAACGTGCGGGCTTCTTCATTCGGGTCAGTGCCTCCTGGCAGTGCTCGTGCTCAAACCGAGATCCCCCGCGCTGCCATGAAGGGGACGGGATCGACGGCGGCGCCGTTCACCCGGGTCTCGAAGTGCAGGTGGCAACCCGTCGACCAGCCGGTGGAACCGACCTGGGCGATCTGCTGTCCGGCGGTGACGTGCTGACCGACGGAGACCATGATGCCGCCGTCGACGATGTGCCCGTAGGCCGTCGAGATGCCGCCACCGTTGTCGATGATGACCTCGTTGCCGTAGCCGCCGCCGTTGCCCGCGAAGGTCACGGTGCCGGACGCTGCGGCGTAGATCGGCGAGTAGCAGGCGGGGGCGAGGTCCACGCCGGCGTGCAGTGTGTAGACGTGCGTGTACGGGTCGACGCGGAGGCCGTAGGGGCTCGACTGGAAGCCGGCGGCCGGGCGGACCCAGCCGGACGCGTTCGCGGCGCCACCACCCGAGGCCCCGCCACCACCGGCTGCCGGGACACCCGCGGTCGCTGCCGGCGGGAGCGCACGTGCGGCAGCTGCCGCTGCGGCCGCCGCTGCGGCGGCGCGCTCGCGAGCGAGACGTGCCTGGCGTGCCTTCTCGACCTGGACGCCCTTCTCGTACTGGGCCTCGGTCGTCTTCGTCTTCGACGTCAGGAGGTCGAGCTGCGCCTCCAGACGGTCCTGGTTGTCGGCCTGGGCGGACACGGCGGCCTGCGCCTGGTCGGCTGCGCTCTGCGCGGCGCGCATCTTCACCTGGGCCTGGGCGGCGAGCTTGCCCAGGGCGTCCTCGGCGGTCTTCGACTTGTCGGCCAGGGCCTGGGCGGTCCCGCGGTCCTGGCTCGCCTCGGAGTAGATGCCGTCGGCCTGCTCGGACAGCTTCGACATCGCGCCGAGCTCGTAGAGCAGGTCGCCCGAGGCGGAGGGCTTGGTGAGGAGGTCCGTGGTGACGTCCTCGGAGCTGGAGCGGCCGAGCTGGGCGGCGAGCTGGCCGGCCTGTGCCTCGGACGCGGCGGCGGTCTTCTCGGCGTCGTCCGCCTGCGACTGGAGCTTCCGCTGCTCGAGGGCCTTGCGGTCGTAGTCCGTCTGCGCCGTCTGGTACGCGGTACCGGCTGCTGCGGCTGCCTTCTCCTTCGCGGCGGACTGCGACTGCAGCTGCGCGATGAGGCCCTTGATCTCGGTCACCTTGGCGGCCTGGGCGGACTGCGACTGCTTGGCGGCCTGCACGTCGTCCCAGCTCGGGTAGCTGGCAGCTGATGCGGCACCCGACGGCACGAGGGCGACGAGGGCCCCGGCGGCGAGCACGACGGCGACCCCGGCGGCCAGGAAGCGGCGGCGGGGGCGAGCGGGGAGGAGGGAGGGAGTCGACATGAGTCTCGTTTTCGTCACAGTCCGGCGTGGCGCACGTCACACTGTCAACAGACGTAACAGTAACAACATGGGTCAGCCCAGGAACACCCCGTTCGAGGGTGAGAGGTCAGCATCGATGCTCGCACCGGGCCGGGCCACCCCTCGGGAGCCCGCTCCGGCGACTCCCTGAGGGTCCGTCGAGGTCGCGCGACACGCCGGGGCGGACCGTTCGGCGGGCTCGATTTGGCAAGAGGGCCGACCGTCCGTATGCTTGTCCATCGGTAGCGCGATGCACTGCTTGCGGCCCCATCGTTTAGTGGCCTAGGACACCGCCCTTTCACGGCGGCAGCACGGGTTCGAATCCCGTTGGGGTCACTCCTCATCGGGGGACAGCAAGCAGAACAGCACGAGACCGAAGCACGATCAGCACCACAAGTAATTCCACATGGCCCTGTAGCGCAGTTGGTTAGCGTGCCGCCCTGTCACGGCGGAGGTCGCGGGTTCAAGTCCCGTCAGGGTCGCCACGGCTGGGTAGCTCAGTTGGTAGAGCGTTCGACTGAAAATCGAAAGGTCCGCGGATCGACGCCGCGTCCAGCCACGGTGAAGAGCCCCTCACTTCGGTGAGGGGCTCTTTTGCGTTGGTGGGCGGGTTCGGCCTCCGCAGAACACCGGTGTTCGTCGGTGACACCGCGCACTGCGGGTGTGTTTCAAACGAACACCGGTGTTCCGGTGGCCGTGCCAGCCGGCCGGGAGGCTCGTCCCGGCCGAGCAGGACCGCCTACGCCTCGCGGGTCTTCGGGCTGCTGTCGTTCGTCTTCGCCGGGTCACGCTCGACGACGGCACCGAGGGCGTCGTCGATGCGGGACATCAGCTCGGCCGGGATCCGCACCCCGGCAGCGCCGGCGTTGTCGTGCACCTGCTCCGGACGCGAGGCACCGATGATGGCCGATGCCACGTTCTCGTTCTGCAGCACCCACGCGACGGCGAGCTGCGCCATCGACAGGCTGAGCTCGTCCGCGACCGGCTTGAGCTCCTGCACGGCGGACAGCACCTCGTCGTTCATGAAGCGGGAGATCATCTTCGCGCCGCCCTTGTCGTCGGTCGCGCGGGACCCCTCGGGCAGCGGCTGACCGGGCTGGTACTTGCCGGTCAGGACACCCTGGGCGATCGGGGACCAGACGATCTGCGAGATGCCGAGTTCCTTCGAGGTGGGGACGACCTCCTCTTCGATGACCCGCCAGAGCGCGGAGTACTGCGGCTGGTTCGAGATGAGCTGGAAGCCGAGGTCCTTCGCCAGTGCCGCACCGGCACGGAGCTGGTCGGCGGTCCACTCCGAGACGCCGACGTACAGGACCTTGCCCGCACGGACCACGTCGGCGAACGCCTGCATGGTCTCTTCGAGCGGGGTCTCGTGGTCGAAACGGTGCGCCTGGTACAGGTCGACGTAGTCGGTCTGCAGGCGGCCGAGCGAGCCGTCGATCGACTCGAGGATGTGCTTCCGCGAGAGCCCGGTGTCGTTGTGACCCTTGGGACCGGTCGGCCCGAAGACCTTCGTGGCGATCTCGAGCGACTGGCGACGCTCCCCCTTGAGGGCTTCGCCGAGGACGGTCTCGGCGCCGGTGTTCGCGTACACGTCGGCGGTGTCGAACGTCGAGATGCCGACGTCGAGCGCTGCCCGGACGCAGGCGATCGCCGCGTCGTTCTCGACCTGGGAGGCGTGGGTGAGCCAGTTGCCGTAGGTGATCTCGGAGACCTTGAGGCCCGAGTTGCCGAGGTAGCGGTACTCCATGTGTCTGTCACTCCTGTCGTGGCCGCGTCGATGCGGCACGCCCGTGACGGTAGTCCCCCGACCGCTCGCACTGCCTCAGCCCCCGAGCGATCGAGCATGACGATACTCTGATGTATCAGACCGCGTCCGACCAAGACGAAACCCCGGCGATGTGGCTGTGGCCAGGGATCGTTCCGGGGTCTTCGAAGGAGATTGTACACGGAGAGGAACGACCATGGGAGATTGCGCGCCGACAGAGGAACGATGCGCACTGACGGAGCTGATCACTCGCGCTCGGTTGTCCTCCTACGAGCGCTCCATGAGCTCGACCAGAGGCGCACTCCGGTTGTACGAGTGGAACATGCGGACCGCTGCCAGCGTGATGGAGCTCACCGGCATGGTGGAAGTGGTCTGTCGGAACGCGCTCGACCGAGAGCTGGAGGCGTGGTCGAGTCGTGGCTGAACTCACCTTCGGGTTCTGGCGGTACCTCGTCGAATCCCGCTACCACACGTCGCTCTGGGTACCGGGGCTGCATCGGGCATTCCCGCACGGTCCCGCCGAACTGCGAACTCGCGGGAAGGAGGTGAAGCTCCGGTTGCAGCAACTCCACTACGTACGCAACCGAGCAGCACACCACGAACCGATCCACCAGCGAGACCTGCGTCGGGACCACGACTACGCGATCGAGCTGCTCGGATGGATCAGCCCGGTGGCCGCGGAGTGGGCGTCCGCGACGACTTCTCTGCCGGCCCTGCTCGACGGCCGCCCCAGCCCGTGAGGTGCAGGATCGCAAGAGGCGCGGTGCGCGGACGCACCGCCGGGAGCAAGGGAGCATCCATGACCGGATCCAGCGTGCTGTTCATCGGCGGGAGCGGCATCATCAGCGCCGCCTGCGTGCGCGAGGCGGTGGACCAGGGCTTCGAAGTCGCGGTGCTCAACCGGGGCACGACGGAGAAGCGGGCGTTGCCGGATGCGGTGACGCGCCTCCAGGCCGACGTGTCGGACCGGGAGGCGCTGGCGGCGGCAATCGGCGACCGCACGTTCGACGTGGTCATCGACTTCGTCGCGTTCACCCCCGACCAGGTGCAGGCCGACGTCGACTTCTTCACCGGCAGGACCCGCCAGTACGTGTTCATCAGCTCGGCGTCGGCCTACCAGACCCCGCCGACGCACCTGCCGGTGACCGAGTCGACGCCGTTGAAGAACCCGTACTGGCAGTACTCGCGGGACAAGATCGCGTGCGAGGACCTGCTCGTCGCCGCGTACCGGCAGGACGACTTCCCGATGACGATCATCCGGCCGTCGCACACCTACGACGAGACGCTGCTGCCGTTCGACGGCGGGTGGACGGTCGTCGCGCGGATGCGGGCGGGCAGGCCGGTGGTCGTGCCGGGCGACGGGACCTCGCTGTGGACGCTCACGCACGCGCGGGACTTCGCGGTCGCGTTCGTCGGGGTGCTCGACCGGGCCGAGGCGATCGGCGAGGCGTTCCACATCACCGGCCAGGAGTCGCCGACGTGGGACCGCATCCACCAGGAGGTCGCGGCCGCCGCGGGCGCCCCGGAACCGCAGATCGTGCACGTGCCGGCGGACGCGATCGCGGCCGCGGACCCGGAGTGGGGCGCGGGCGTGGTCGGCGACAAGGCGAACAGCATGGTGTTCGACAACAGCAAGGTGC
Protein-coding sequences here:
- the hpt gene encoding hypoxanthine phosphoribosyltransferase, yielding MELSDVQADLSEVLFTPEQIDDKIAELAAAVDRDYVGRDPLLVGVLKGAVMVMADFSRHLKIQARMDWMAVSSYGSGTKSSGVVRILKDLDTDLHDRDVIIVEDIIDSGLTLSWLKQNLQSRGAASVEIVALLRKPEAAKVEVDVKYAGFEIPDAFVVGFGLDYDERYRNLRGIGVLAPHVYS
- the tilS gene encoding tRNA lysidine(34) synthetase TilS, with amino-acid sequence MNTERPRLDPAVAAVRLAVRTMLARALDEQVVGPGNLVLVALSGGADSLALAAATAFEAPKQGLRAGAVIVDHALQAGSEAVAARASRQAAELGLAPVVVDRVDVGTAGGPEAAAREARYASVTAVAAAEWSPLVLLGHTLDDQAETVLLGLLRGSGPDSLTGMASLVRPDRPGPSLGRPMLALRRATTRQACAASGLVPWDDPQNDDPAYTRVRVRNALMPVLERELGPGVPEALARTADQLREDSAALDHFAEEMAEDLAEHSEAGISLSVPQLAANPPALRQRLVRLAVESEFGVTLSRQQTLEVCRLVTDWRGQGPIDLPGVRASRTGERVSFAAREPHAGG
- a CDS encoding inorganic diphosphatase, giving the protein MAAYDVVVEIPKGSRNKYEVDHETGRVYLDRVLFTSFVYPTDYGFFEKTLADDGDPVDALLLLEYPTFPGVGVKVRPVGVFKMSDEAGVDAKVLVVPAKDPRWTHIQDISDVDDQTKAEIAHFFERYKDLEPNKWVKAEGWGDAAEAEAIVTAGQAAYVPGGH
- a CDS encoding C40 family peptidase, which codes for MKKPARSLVCGLATVSMLSLGLSLAVAVPAQAAPSAPSWKDVQAAKDDQAAKQRTVDALTARMSSLQSAVDRTGATVQEAGQAYSLAASQQQEAKDTLDGLTGQAKRAKAAAKQSAGQVAALVVELSRSGGGDLSTSMLVDSRDAKDLLYQVGTMTHLSERSATVLDKAQSDQRTVDALAAQQRQATNALTAATAKTKDALGSANDVAANAQSALASGQAKQDEVLKQLAFIKGTSVATEQAYWSAQQAKQAEIQLAAQAKRDAARPSSAGDGGATAGGDSGGSTNDDPPASNPVASKPSNSAPSGNPAAAPKPSAPKPAAPQPVAPAPKPSTPKPAPAPAPAPAPVVSSPSKAAGAIGYARAQIGKPYQFGGEGPIAYDCSGLVKMAYSSQGVATGAHNVVSQYYYFQSVGRLVPMSQRQPGDILFFSNNGAPSGGFHDAIYTGGGTMVEAANVRVGVVERAIWSPGQLLPYVGRPSGSM
- a CDS encoding M23 family metallopeptidase, with translation MSTPSLLPARPRRRFLAAGVAVVLAAGALVALVPSGAASAASYPSWDDVQAAKQSQSAQAAKVTEIKGLIAQLQSQSAAKEKAAAAAGTAYQTAQTDYDRKALEQRKLQSQADDAEKTAAASEAQAGQLAAQLGRSSSEDVTTDLLTKPSASGDLLYELGAMSKLSEQADGIYSEASQDRGTAQALADKSKTAEDALGKLAAQAQVKMRAAQSAADQAQAAVSAQADNQDRLEAQLDLLTSKTKTTEAQYEKGVQVEKARQARLARERAAAAAAAAAAAARALPPAATAGVPAAGGGGASGGGAANASGWVRPAAGFQSSPYGLRVDPYTHVYTLHAGVDLAPACYSPIYAAASGTVTFAGNGGGYGNEVIIDNGGGISTAYGHIVDGGIMVSVGQHVTAGQQIAQVGSTGWSTGCHLHFETRVNGAAVDPVPFMAARGISV
- a CDS encoding aldo/keto reductase family protein, which gives rise to MEYRYLGNSGLKVSEITYGNWLTHASQVENDAAIACVRAALDVGISTFDTADVYANTGAETVLGEALKGERRQSLEIATKVFGPTGPKGHNDTGLSRKHILESIDGSLGRLQTDYVDLYQAHRFDHETPLEETMQAFADVVRAGKVLYVGVSEWTADQLRAGAALAKDLGFQLISNQPQYSALWRVIEEEVVPTSKELGISQIVWSPIAQGVLTGKYQPGQPLPEGSRATDDKGGAKMISRFMNDEVLSAVQELKPVADELSLSMAQLAVAWVLQNENVASAIIGASRPEQVHDNAGAAGVRIPAELMSRIDDALGAVVERDPAKTNDSSPKTREA
- a CDS encoding SDR family oxidoreductase; this translates as MTGSSVLFIGGSGIISAACVREAVDQGFEVAVLNRGTTEKRALPDAVTRLQADVSDREALAAAIGDRTFDVVIDFVAFTPDQVQADVDFFTGRTRQYVFISSASAYQTPPTHLPVTESTPLKNPYWQYSRDKIACEDLLVAAYRQDDFPMTIIRPSHTYDETLLPFDGGWTVVARMRAGRPVVVPGDGTSLWTLTHARDFAVAFVGVLDRAEAIGEAFHITGQESPTWDRIHQEVAAAAGAPEPQIVHVPADAIAAADPEWGAGVVGDKANSMVFDNSKVRTLVPGWAARTSFREGARELVAWYDAHPEAQVVDEEKDALMDRLAEAYAPGRL